The Streptomyces cynarae genome contains a region encoding:
- the rsmI gene encoding 16S rRNA (cytidine(1402)-2'-O)-methyltransferase translates to MTVAPGTTTGTLVLAGTPIGDIADAPPRLAEELATADVIAAEDTRRLRRLTQALDVQPTGRVVSYFEGNESARTPELVEALAGGARVLLVTDAGMPSVSDPGYRLVAAAVEKDIRVTAVPGPSAVLTALALSGLPVDRFCFEGFLPRKAGERLSRLREVAGERRTLVYFEAPHRLDDTLAAMAEVFGGDRRAAVCRELTKTYEEVRRGSLEELAAWATEGVRGEITVVVEGAGEKGPEELDAAELVRRVRVREEAGERRKEAIAAVAAEAGLPKREVFDAVVAAKNANAAG, encoded by the coding sequence GTGACAGTTGCACCTGGGACTACGACCGGAACCCTGGTCCTCGCCGGAACCCCCATCGGGGACATCGCGGACGCGCCGCCGCGGCTCGCCGAGGAGCTGGCCACCGCCGATGTGATCGCCGCCGAGGACACGCGCCGGCTGCGCCGGCTCACCCAGGCGCTGGACGTCCAGCCGACGGGGCGTGTCGTGTCGTACTTCGAGGGCAACGAGTCCGCCCGGACACCGGAGCTGGTCGAGGCTCTGGCAGGCGGGGCGCGGGTGCTGCTCGTCACCGACGCGGGGATGCCGTCCGTGTCGGACCCCGGGTACCGGCTGGTGGCCGCCGCCGTGGAGAAGGACATCCGGGTGACCGCCGTGCCGGGGCCGTCCGCCGTGCTCACCGCACTGGCGCTGTCCGGGCTGCCGGTGGACCGGTTCTGCTTCGAGGGGTTCCTGCCGCGCAAGGCGGGGGAGCGGCTGTCAAGGCTGCGCGAGGTCGCCGGGGAGCGGCGCACCCTGGTGTACTTCGAGGCCCCGCACCGGCTCGACGACACGCTCGCCGCGATGGCGGAGGTGTTCGGGGGCGACCGGCGGGCCGCGGTGTGCCGTGAGCTGACCAAGACGTACGAGGAGGTCAGGCGCGGCTCGCTGGAGGAGCTGGCGGCGTGGGCCACCGAGGGCGTACGGGGCGAGATCACGGTCGTGGTGGAGGGCGCCGGCGAGAAGGGCCCCGAGGAGCTGGACGCGGCCGAGCTGGTGCGCCGGGTGCGCGTCCGGGAGGAGGCCGGGGAGCGCCGCAAGGAGGCCATCGCGGCGGTCGCGGCGGAGGCGGGCCTGCCCAAGCGGGAGGTCTTCGACGCGGTGGTGGCGGCGAAGAACGCGAACGCGGCGGGCTGA
- a CDS encoding dolichyl-phosphate-mannose--protein mannosyltransferase → MTSTASSTDTWQGQAAEEPPPSWQQRLRRFGYAARPRSDVRDRLVPPYNRPSPRIWTAIGLRPDVAERITRWSAWGGPLLVTLLAGLMRFWNLGSPRAVIFDETYYAKDAWALVHNGYEANWAKDANDLILQHNGHVPVPTDAAYVVHPPVGKYVIGLGELIFGFDPFGWRFMTALLGTLAVLLLCRIGRRLFRSTFLGCLAGGLLAVDGLQFVMSRTSLLDGVLEFFVLAAFGCLLVDRDRARAKLAAALPVDADGRVRPDAHTAETTRLGWRPWRWLAGLMLGLAIGTKWNGLYFLAAFCVMALLWDVGARRVAGARRPYVTVLKRDTGLTFLATVPVALAVYLASWTGWIMSPANGSGGYFRNWAATDGKGGDWTFLPDWLRSLWHYEHEVYLFHVGLTSPHTYQSNPWSWIVVGRPVSYFYESPNPGEAGCPTDAGEKCAREVLALGTPLLWWAACFALVYVLWRWAFRRDWRAGAIACGVAAGYLPWFLYQERTIFYFYAVVFVPFLCLAVAMMIGALLGPPGADERRRIAGAAGAGVLVLLIAWNFIYFWPIYTGTAIPIDSWRARMWLDTWV, encoded by the coding sequence GTGACCAGTACCGCGTCCTCCACGGACACCTGGCAGGGCCAGGCCGCCGAAGAGCCGCCGCCGTCGTGGCAGCAGCGGCTGCGCCGTTTCGGTTACGCGGCGCGCCCGAGAAGCGACGTCCGCGACCGGCTCGTGCCGCCGTACAACCGGCCCAGCCCGCGCATCTGGACGGCGATCGGCCTGCGGCCGGACGTCGCCGAGCGGATCACGCGCTGGTCGGCGTGGGGCGGCCCGCTGCTCGTGACACTGCTCGCGGGGCTGATGCGGTTCTGGAACCTGGGCAGCCCCAGGGCGGTGATATTCGACGAGACGTACTACGCGAAGGACGCGTGGGCGCTCGTCCACAACGGGTACGAGGCGAACTGGGCCAAGGACGCCAACGACCTCATCCTTCAGCACAACGGCCATGTGCCGGTCCCGACGGACGCCGCGTACGTCGTGCATCCGCCCGTCGGCAAGTACGTCATCGGCCTGGGCGAGCTGATCTTCGGCTTCGACCCGTTCGGCTGGCGCTTCATGACGGCCCTGCTCGGCACGCTGGCGGTGCTGCTGCTGTGCCGTATCGGCCGCCGCCTGTTCCGGTCCACCTTCCTGGGCTGCCTGGCGGGCGGGCTGCTGGCGGTGGACGGGCTGCAGTTCGTGATGAGCCGCACCTCGCTGCTCGACGGAGTGCTGGAGTTCTTCGTGCTCGCGGCCTTCGGCTGCCTGCTCGTCGACCGGGACAGAGCGCGCGCCAAGCTGGCGGCGGCCCTCCCCGTGGACGCGGACGGCCGGGTGCGCCCGGACGCGCACACCGCCGAGACCACCCGCCTCGGGTGGCGTCCGTGGCGCTGGCTGGCGGGCCTGATGCTCGGCCTCGCGATCGGCACGAAGTGGAACGGCCTGTACTTCCTGGCCGCTTTCTGTGTGATGGCCCTGCTGTGGGACGTGGGCGCGCGCCGGGTCGCGGGCGCCCGCCGCCCTTACGTCACGGTCCTCAAGCGGGACACGGGCCTGACCTTCCTGGCGACGGTCCCGGTCGCGCTCGCGGTGTACCTCGCCTCCTGGACCGGCTGGATCATGTCCCCGGCCAACGGCTCCGGCGGCTACTTCCGCAACTGGGCGGCCACCGACGGCAAGGGCGGCGACTGGACCTTCCTGCCCGACTGGCTGCGCAGCCTGTGGCACTACGAGCACGAGGTCTACCTGTTCCACGTCGGTCTGACGTCGCCCCACACGTACCAGTCGAACCCGTGGAGCTGGATCGTGGTGGGCCGCCCGGTCTCGTACTTCTACGAGTCCCCGAACCCGGGTGAGGCGGGCTGCCCCACGGACGCGGGCGAGAAGTGCGCCCGCGAGGTCCTCGCACTCGGCACCCCGCTGCTGTGGTGGGCGGCCTGTTTCGCACTCGTCTACGTGCTGTGGCGCTGGGCGTTCCGCCGCGACTGGCGGGCGGGCGCCATCGCGTGCGGTGTCGCGGCCGGCTACCTGCCCTGGTTCCTGTACCAGGAGCGCACGATCTTCTACTTCTACGCGGTCGTCTTCGTGCCGTTCCTGTGCCTTGCGGTCGCGATGATGATCGGCGCCCTCCTCGGCCCACCCGGCGCGGACGAACGCCGCCGGATCGCGGGAGCGGCGGGCGCGGGCGTCCTGGTCCTGCTGATCGCGTGGAACTTCATCTACTTCTGGCCCATCTACACGGGCACCGCGATCCCGATCGACTCCTGGCGGGCGCGGATGTGGCTGGACACCTGGGTCTAG
- a CDS encoding YdcF family protein, translating to MISAQARVDARLLWDYHHMHHDPRPCSVAVGLGSHDLGVADVTAELYHQGMAPVIVFTGSTSPTTRARMPRGEAVHYRERALQLGVPDSAVLLEPHATNTGENIAFTKAVLAEAGVKVSSVLLVSKPYEERRSYAMMRKLWPEIEVVCASTPLGLADYADSIGDARMVIDMIVGALQRVLVFPGLGLAIDQEVPNSVVAAYERLCADGFTSRLLPADVAARPDV from the coding sequence ATGATCTCGGCACAGGCGCGGGTGGATGCCCGGCTTCTGTGGGACTACCACCACATGCACCACGATCCACGGCCCTGTTCGGTGGCCGTCGGTCTGGGCAGTCACGATCTAGGGGTGGCTGACGTGACGGCGGAGTTGTATCACCAGGGCATGGCGCCGGTCATCGTGTTCACGGGGTCCACCAGCCCCACGACCCGGGCGCGTATGCCACGCGGTGAGGCTGTCCACTACCGGGAGCGAGCGTTGCAGCTCGGCGTGCCCGACTCGGCCGTGCTCCTGGAGCCGCACGCGACGAACACCGGTGAGAACATCGCGTTCACGAAAGCGGTGCTGGCAGAGGCCGGCGTCAAGGTCTCGTCCGTCCTGCTCGTGAGTAAGCCGTACGAAGAGCGACGCTCGTACGCCATGATGCGAAAGCTCTGGCCCGAGATCGAAGTAGTGTGCGCGTCCACGCCGCTGGGCTTGGCGGACTACGCCGACTCCATCGGAGACGCTCGCATGGTGATCGACATGATCGTGGGCGCCCTGCAACGCGTGCTCGTCTTCCCCGGCTTGGGTCTGGCCATCGACCAGGAAGTGCCGAATTCCGTCGTTGCCGCCTACGAGCGGCTGTGTGCCGACGGCTTCACCAGTCGACTCCTGCCAGCCGACGTTGCCGCCCGTCCTGACGTGTGA
- a CDS encoding GntR family transcriptional regulator, whose product MAPKWRDLADRFAEQIKSGEYPPGAQLPQIRDLVEAGEGSKETVHKAYKALEAEGLVTSTRGHGTVVRPRTPLKRLGIARYDKAKWRDGDEVAFIADRVASGRAYKRDEQTQTVSRVQADSLVAEGLGVPVGAEVYARARLVKEGTQPTHTLTSYYRPEHVEGTRIVDPTPGPAGRGGGYRVLYDAGYEIDHMREALFARNPTADEVQLLQLPVGEPVVELHRTTYTADGTVVEFAVGVHSASRFAWEYDFKVPDSAHEKRGQE is encoded by the coding sequence GTGGCACCGAAGTGGCGCGACCTGGCGGACAGGTTCGCGGAGCAGATCAAGAGCGGTGAGTATCCGCCGGGCGCCCAGTTGCCCCAGATCAGAGACCTAGTAGAGGCGGGGGAAGGCTCCAAGGAGACCGTTCACAAGGCGTACAAGGCTCTGGAGGCTGAAGGTCTCGTGACCTCGACGCGCGGACACGGCACCGTGGTGCGTCCGCGTACTCCGCTCAAGCGGCTCGGCATCGCACGGTACGACAAGGCGAAGTGGCGCGACGGCGACGAGGTCGCGTTCATCGCTGACCGCGTCGCATCGGGTCGCGCCTACAAGCGCGATGAGCAGACGCAGACCGTGAGCCGCGTCCAGGCGGACAGCCTTGTAGCAGAGGGGCTTGGCGTCCCAGTTGGCGCCGAGGTATACGCGCGAGCACGTCTCGTGAAGGAAGGAACGCAGCCGACTCACACTCTGACCAGCTACTACAGGCCGGAGCACGTCGAGGGGACGCGCATCGTCGACCCGACCCCGGGCCCTGCCGGCCGTGGTGGTGGGTACCGGGTCCTCTACGACGCCGGATACGAGATCGACCACATGAGAGAGGCCCTGTTCGCCCGCAACCCCACGGCTGACGAAGTGCAGCTCCTACAGCTCCCGGTCGGTGAACCCGTAGTCGAGCTGCACAGGACCACGTATACGGCAGACGGCACGGTGGTCGAGTTCGCGGTGGGCGTCCACTCGGCTTCTCGATTCGCCTGGGAGTACGACTTCAAGGTTCCGGACTCAGCACACGAGAAGAGGGGGCAGGAATGA
- a CDS encoding DUF6284 family protein, with amino-acid sequence MSHIVTVQDVVTAFADWMEPTDAELNAIEQEMPAILADVDLIDAQIITLDRTPTDLDTQRIRRARRRLLAARRDLANRTTGASMPGGAA; translated from the coding sequence ATGAGCCACATCGTCACTGTTCAGGACGTTGTTACCGCGTTCGCCGACTGGATGGAGCCGACGGACGCGGAGCTGAACGCCATCGAACAGGAGATGCCCGCGATCCTCGCGGACGTCGACCTGATCGACGCACAGATCATCACGCTGGACCGCACGCCGACCGACCTGGACACCCAGCGCATCCGCCGCGCCCGGCGCCGCCTGCTCGCCGCCCGCCGGGACCTGGCCAACCGCACGACAGGCGCGAGCATGCCGGGGGGCGCCGCGTGA
- a CDS encoding protein spdB, with the protein MSAKTVLPAVAMTAVSMVLTLAVVVMWLGQAVPWPVALVVGLGIDGGWLATLAYERRLAAQGDHSHAVTAVGWFFGLVAAGVLVAHALTADGSARAAWLAVAWLPIAAKALWLVHGMWERTALTPAALDAIRGIQQEARDEAAVARARLRAEATTEETRLTAVTQAGARVARVQAKTAQTLSRAWSTLETTRSGEDTGRALTSVTNRVTPGVTPRWELPVWGPTEPVPALDSGPALTDEALDALVEEIRHSETPALSYREMATRFRAAGHSASEVRLRAAWKRVAA; encoded by the coding sequence ATGAGCGCGAAGACCGTGCTGCCCGCCGTCGCGATGACGGCCGTGTCCATGGTCCTCACCCTCGCCGTAGTCGTGATGTGGCTCGGGCAGGCGGTGCCGTGGCCCGTCGCCCTGGTCGTCGGTCTCGGCATCGACGGAGGATGGCTGGCCACCCTCGCCTACGAACGCCGCCTCGCCGCGCAGGGCGACCACAGCCACGCGGTCACCGCCGTCGGCTGGTTCTTCGGCCTGGTCGCCGCCGGGGTCCTGGTCGCACACGCGCTCACCGCCGACGGCTCCGCCCGCGCCGCGTGGCTGGCCGTCGCCTGGCTCCCGATCGCGGCCAAGGCACTGTGGCTGGTGCACGGAATGTGGGAGCGCACCGCCCTCACCCCGGCCGCGCTGGACGCCATCCGCGGTATCCAGCAAGAAGCCCGCGACGAAGCGGCCGTGGCCCGCGCCCGACTGAGGGCCGAAGCCACCACCGAGGAGACCCGGCTGACGGCCGTGACGCAGGCAGGGGCCCGCGTCGCACGCGTACAGGCCAAGACCGCACAGACCCTCTCGCGAGCGTGGTCGACGCTGGAGACGACCCGCAGCGGGGAGGACACCGGAAGGGCGCTCACCAGCGTGACGAACCGCGTCACGCCCGGAGTCACGCCCCGCTGGGAACTGCCCGTGTGGGGCCCCACGGAGCCCGTTCCCGCGCTGGACTCCGGACCCGCGCTCACCGACGAGGCCCTTGACGCCCTGGTCGAGGAGATCCGTCACAGCGAAACCCCCGCCCTGTCCTACCGGGAGATGGCCACCCGCTTCCGCGCGGCAGGCCACTCCGCCTCCGAGGTCCGCCTGCGGGCCGCGTGGAAGCGCGTGGCCGCGTGA
- a CDS encoding RRQRL motif-containing zinc-binding protein, with protein sequence MGALPVFRWRLAPDGYATRRQLRARGLRPGGQDVAAQLERPRRRRGPLVAYLYRLDLAQPVRPMTPAKWAALAKANAARRTCPQCRSDAGYVIPTSLGTCVPCAFPSTSPRSA encoded by the coding sequence ATGGGGGCGCTGCCGGTGTTCCGGTGGCGCCTGGCCCCGGACGGATACGCCACCCGCCGACAGCTCCGGGCGCGCGGTCTGCGCCCCGGCGGTCAGGACGTGGCCGCTCAGCTCGAACGGCCGCGCCGTCGTCGTGGGCCGCTGGTCGCCTACCTCTACCGCCTCGACCTGGCCCAACCTGTCCGGCCGATGACGCCGGCGAAATGGGCGGCTCTGGCCAAGGCCAACGCCGCTCGCCGCACCTGCCCGCAGTGCCGCAGCGATGCGGGCTACGTCATCCCCACTTCGCTCGGCACCTGTGTGCCCTGCGCTTTCCCTTCTACCTCGCCTAGGAGTGCGTGA
- a CDS encoding FtsK/SpoIIIE domain-containing protein, translating into MSDNVVHLHKDTKPSTEPATVTTLTVVPEAPAAPVVPLWVRSARAIKTAVTHDNTKTAARAVARHSLYVAGGARIVARRTWDGRTAARYERMLRAAEAAGNYEVAAEWEERGQRYREARHRRRMDLLHSPLDAAKGAAVSAGMGIGGLVLLGIAMAIATKDATEVVTPLMAVIKFINLMITIVQMVWGPLITIGPFLALLALWSVGAHQKAAPNWALPANVRSGEGEPITPSIVVKALRDLGVPALRNAIKEMGDAGASMLSPIRIAGCGVEVDVTLPSGVSTIEVQQRRRKLAENLTRHEHEVFITIPQAARTVRLWIADSGALDEPIGPSPLVTDETLTASYAKGRAPWGQDLRGDAAALSLYQRHLLITGLSNQGKTASLRALALWAALDRTVEFRIADLKGVGDWAMFDGLATVLIQGPADENVIEATEMVEGLVEEMNRRIDARRTDPKAVFPPLIGIVDEAQVAFMCPVKDEDGRPYGGSKATSRYFMAVRKVHNQGRAVDVILWEGTQDPTDQNLPKLVREGAHTRASLALGTESQARMALGDKAVDGGAAPHLLRQGLDKGTLVVASDGIEIPAGQSSITVRTHYIDDDQAKAITDRAKALRGNVTTLHAIERSEKRDPLADIQAVLGSDARVRTQEVITRLAALNPDAYSGWSFIDLKRVLDDAGAEPYKSDGRMVVAADRVAQALANRAEMDSASASE; encoded by the coding sequence ATGAGCGACAACGTCGTTCACCTGCACAAGGACACCAAACCGTCTACCGAACCGGCCACCGTGACCACCCTTACCGTGGTCCCCGAGGCGCCCGCCGCGCCGGTGGTGCCGCTGTGGGTGCGCTCCGCGCGCGCCATAAAGACGGCCGTCACGCACGACAACACCAAGACCGCCGCCCGCGCGGTGGCCCGCCACAGCCTCTACGTGGCTGGCGGGGCGCGGATCGTGGCCCGCCGCACCTGGGACGGCCGTACCGCCGCCCGCTACGAGCGCATGCTCCGCGCCGCCGAAGCCGCCGGGAACTACGAGGTGGCCGCGGAGTGGGAGGAGCGCGGGCAGCGCTACCGCGAAGCCCGCCACCGCCGCCGCATGGACCTGCTCCACTCCCCGCTCGACGCGGCCAAGGGCGCGGCCGTCAGCGCCGGTATGGGCATCGGTGGCCTGGTCCTGCTCGGGATCGCGATGGCCATCGCCACCAAGGACGCCACCGAGGTCGTCACCCCGCTGATGGCGGTCATCAAGTTCATCAACCTGATGATCACGATCGTGCAGATGGTGTGGGGACCGCTGATCACGATCGGCCCGTTCCTCGCCCTGCTCGCCCTGTGGTCGGTCGGCGCCCACCAAAAGGCCGCCCCGAACTGGGCACTGCCCGCAAACGTCCGCTCCGGAGAGGGCGAGCCCATCACGCCGTCCATCGTGGTCAAGGCCCTGCGGGATCTCGGCGTTCCGGCGCTGCGCAACGCCATCAAGGAGATGGGAGATGCCGGCGCATCGATGCTGTCCCCGATCCGGATCGCCGGATGCGGGGTGGAAGTCGACGTCACGCTTCCGTCCGGGGTGTCGACAATCGAGGTGCAGCAGCGGCGCCGCAAGCTCGCCGAAAACCTCACGAGGCACGAACACGAGGTGTTCATCACCATCCCGCAGGCTGCCCGCACGGTCCGGCTGTGGATCGCCGACTCGGGGGCGCTGGATGAGCCGATCGGCCCCTCTCCGCTGGTCACCGACGAGACCCTGACCGCCAGCTACGCCAAGGGCCGCGCCCCCTGGGGCCAGGACCTGCGCGGCGACGCGGCAGCGCTCAGCCTGTATCAGCGGCACCTGCTCATCACGGGCCTGTCCAACCAGGGCAAGACCGCCTCCCTGCGCGCGCTCGCCCTGTGGGCCGCGCTGGATCGCACGGTGGAGTTCCGCATCGCCGACCTCAAGGGCGTAGGCGACTGGGCCATGTTCGACGGGCTCGCCACCGTCCTGATCCAGGGCCCGGCCGATGAGAACGTGATCGAGGCCACCGAGATGGTTGAAGGCCTGGTCGAGGAGATGAACCGCCGCATCGACGCGCGCCGGACCGACCCGAAAGCCGTCTTCCCGCCGCTGATCGGCATCGTGGACGAGGCGCAAGTCGCGTTCATGTGCCCGGTCAAGGACGAGGACGGCCGCCCCTACGGCGGCAGCAAGGCGACCTCGCGGTACTTCATGGCGGTGCGCAAGGTCCACAACCAGGGCCGCGCGGTGGACGTGATCCTGTGGGAGGGCACCCAGGACCCCACCGACCAGAACCTTCCCAAGCTCGTCCGGGAAGGCGCCCACACCCGCGCATCGCTCGCACTGGGCACCGAATCGCAGGCCCGTATGGCGCTGGGAGACAAGGCCGTCGACGGTGGCGCCGCCCCCCACCTGCTGCGTCAGGGCCTGGACAAGGGAACCCTGGTCGTCGCATCCGACGGCATCGAGATCCCCGCCGGCCAGTCCTCCATCACGGTACGCACGCACTACATCGACGACGACCAGGCCAAGGCCATCACCGACCGCGCCAAGGCCCTGCGCGGCAACGTCACCACCCTGCACGCCATCGAGCGAAGCGAGAAGCGAGACCCGCTCGCCGACATCCAGGCCGTGCTGGGCAGCGATGCCCGCGTGCGCACCCAGGAAGTCATCACCCGGCTTGCCGCGCTCAACCCGGACGCCTACAGCGGCTGGTCGTTCATCGACCTCAAGCGCGTCCTGGACGACGCCGGGGCCGAGCCGTACAAGTCCGACGGCCGCATGGTCGTCGCCGCCGATCGCGTCGCCCAAGCGCTCGCCAACCGCGCGGAGATGGATTCCGCTTCCGCCTCTGAGTAA
- a CDS encoding bifunctional DNA primase/polymerase — protein MTHDDRSALLSAALDAAARGWHVFPLRPGTKRPALHGEAACPRTGPCASGHRKWEQRATTDPDRIRAAWSRAPFNVGIATGPSGLVVVDLDVPKDMGSSDAPCGATTFGALCERAGHAVPTTYRTRTASGGEHLYFTAPDGVRLTNTAGTVADAVDTRAWGGYVVAAGSITPAGPYEALCASEAVPLPAWLQTILQPAAKASEAPSMALTGQSRQYADVALANELRNVASAQVGEREAKLFRAARALGRFVAWGDLPRSVVEQALQEAGEAAGLTASECRSTLRSALNWSIAHNQIRRDAA, from the coding sequence ATGACCCATGACGACCGTTCCGCGCTGCTCTCCGCCGCGCTGGACGCCGCCGCGCGCGGCTGGCACGTCTTCCCGCTGCGCCCCGGCACCAAGCGGCCCGCCCTGCACGGGGAGGCCGCCTGCCCCCGCACCGGGCCATGCGCGAGCGGGCACCGGAAGTGGGAGCAACGCGCGACCACCGACCCGGACCGTATCCGTGCCGCCTGGTCACGGGCACCGTTCAACGTCGGCATCGCCACCGGCCCCTCGGGACTGGTCGTCGTCGACCTGGACGTGCCCAAGGACATGGGCAGTTCGGACGCGCCTTGCGGCGCGACGACCTTTGGAGCGCTCTGCGAGCGCGCCGGGCACGCCGTCCCCACCACCTACCGGACGCGGACCGCGAGCGGCGGAGAGCACCTGTACTTCACCGCCCCGGACGGCGTCCGGCTGACCAACACCGCGGGCACCGTCGCCGATGCGGTGGACACCCGCGCCTGGGGCGGCTACGTCGTCGCAGCGGGCAGCATCACCCCCGCCGGACCGTACGAAGCCCTGTGCGCCTCCGAGGCGGTCCCTCTGCCCGCCTGGCTGCAAACCATCCTGCAACCGGCCGCCAAGGCGTCTGAGGCCCCCTCGATGGCCTTAACGGGGCAATCTCGCCAATACGCGGATGTAGCACTCGCCAACGAGTTGCGGAACGTGGCCTCAGCCCAAGTCGGCGAGCGGGAAGCGAAGTTGTTCCGCGCGGCGCGCGCCCTGGGGCGGTTCGTCGCGTGGGGCGACCTCCCGAGAAGTGTGGTTGAACAGGCTCTTCAGGAGGCGGGCGAGGCGGCCGGACTCACCGCGTCCGAGTGCCGCTCCACCCTGCGCAGCGCCCTGAACTGGTCCATCGCCCACAACCAGATCAGGCGGGATGCGGCATGA
- a CDS encoding DNA primase family protein, protein MTGAEELPAPSNPLAVARRLLPDWQTQDGHLTCRRWRGSWMRWNGTSWRELDEAQMRAHMYTRLEHAVYQAPGKDGQTEERDWAPTKQKISNLLDALGAITLLSTEVDAPAWIDQEAGKQDGSPIVACQNGLLRIRDRALLPHRPGFFNLVSVPFAYDPDATAPTWQWFLRQIWPNDPDAIQAVQEWFGYVLSGRTDQQKILLMVGPSRSGKGTIARVLKELVGKENLAGPTLAGLGTNFGLSTLIGKPLAVISDARLSGNDNSQVVERLLTISGEDTIDIDRKYREVWTGKLPTRLMILSNELPHFGDSSGVIARRFVVLNMTVSWLGKEDPTLFDRLVAEMPGILNWALDGLARLETKGRITEPASSREAVATMQDTASPTSAFIRERCTTGPTCSIPVDTLWTVWREWAEDNGVRPGTKQMFGRNLLSVVPQLNRTRPRDAYGRQVVTYNGITLNVSEPHLPESRLIASQSPSESR, encoded by the coding sequence ATGACCGGCGCCGAAGAACTGCCTGCACCCTCCAACCCGCTCGCCGTCGCCCGGCGACTCCTGCCCGACTGGCAGACCCAGGACGGGCACCTGACGTGCCGACGCTGGCGAGGTTCGTGGATGCGCTGGAACGGCACCAGTTGGCGCGAGCTGGACGAAGCGCAGATGCGCGCCCACATGTACACGCGCCTCGAACACGCGGTCTACCAGGCCCCCGGCAAGGACGGACAGACCGAGGAACGCGACTGGGCGCCCACGAAGCAGAAGATCAGCAACCTGCTGGACGCGCTCGGGGCCATCACCTTGCTGTCCACCGAGGTAGACGCCCCGGCGTGGATCGACCAGGAGGCGGGGAAGCAGGACGGCAGTCCGATCGTGGCGTGCCAGAACGGGTTGCTGCGAATCCGGGACCGCGCGCTACTGCCGCACAGGCCCGGATTCTTCAACCTGGTCTCCGTCCCCTTCGCCTACGACCCGGACGCGACCGCGCCGACGTGGCAATGGTTCCTGCGGCAGATCTGGCCCAACGACCCCGACGCGATCCAGGCAGTGCAGGAGTGGTTCGGCTACGTCCTGTCCGGCCGCACCGACCAGCAAAAGATCCTTCTCATGGTCGGCCCGTCCCGTTCCGGCAAGGGAACCATCGCTCGCGTGCTGAAAGAGCTGGTTGGCAAGGAGAACCTTGCCGGACCCACCCTCGCCGGACTCGGCACCAACTTCGGGCTGTCCACGCTGATCGGCAAGCCGCTCGCGGTCATCTCCGACGCCCGGCTGTCCGGCAACGACAACAGCCAGGTTGTGGAGCGGCTGCTCACCATCTCCGGTGAGGACACGATCGACATCGACCGCAAATACCGCGAAGTGTGGACCGGCAAGCTCCCCACCCGGCTGATGATCCTGTCCAACGAGCTGCCGCACTTCGGCGACTCCTCCGGAGTCATCGCCCGCCGGTTCGTGGTGCTCAACATGACCGTCTCGTGGCTGGGCAAGGAAGACCCCACCCTGTTCGATCGGCTTGTGGCCGAGATGCCCGGCATCCTGAACTGGGCCCTGGACGGACTCGCCCGGCTGGAGACCAAGGGCCGGATCACCGAACCGGCATCCAGCCGCGAAGCGGTAGCCACCATGCAGGACACCGCCTCCCCCACCAGCGCGTTCATCCGCGAACGCTGCACCACCGGCCCCACATGCAGCATCCCCGTGGACACGCTGTGGACGGTCTGGCGGGAGTGGGCGGAAGACAACGGCGTCAGGCCCGGCACGAAGCAGATGTTCGGCCGCAACCTGCTCTCCGTCGTCCCCCAGCTCAACCGCACCCGCCCCCGCGACGCCTACGGCCGACAGGTGGTCACCTACAACGGGATCACGCTGAACGTGTCCGAACCACATTTGCCTGAGTCGCGACTCATCGCGTCTCAAAGCCCCTCTGAGAGCCGCTGA
- a CDS encoding helix-turn-helix domain-containing protein has protein sequence MYFQLAEDTVSAPAPVHDDPRATLRGGLPDRYLTPDDIAEMFEVPKETVYQWRKKRIGPPGFRIGKHLRYDPADVRAYVTSRKNTDAA, from the coding sequence ATGTATTTCCAACTCGCGGAGGACACAGTGAGCGCGCCCGCACCCGTCCACGACGACCCCCGCGCCACCCTCCGGGGTGGCCTGCCGGACCGGTACCTCACCCCCGATGACATCGCTGAGATGTTCGAGGTGCCGAAAGAGACCGTCTACCAGTGGCGCAAGAAGCGCATCGGCCCGCCCGGCTTCCGCATCGGCAAGCACCTTCGCTACGACCCCGCCGACGTACGCGCCTACGTCACCAGCCGCAAGAACACCGACGCCGCCTGA